From one Streptomyces mobaraensis genomic stretch:
- a CDS encoding peptide deformylase codes for MGTEKDAGSKFAAELGRWRTKRDLSKAALAKRLNVSPSYISHLEAGREHGSADLARRADAELQAGGALWAAWQNGGTPAPAGEPKHTASLAPGLLVLDDEAALSYDGNTYHLTMRRRLCNVGAEPVTRYLVRISVDRYPDEPERSNTLYRANPLSWEELALAAYCGTEPMTWSIKHDKDAFKELWLQFANRRTRFPLYPGQETEITYSYSVSDTKWGCWFQRAVRLPTRRLSVELAFPHRTEPTVWGTETSMSAELAALPTPPHRSDRAGQTVFTWSTVDPPLHARYRLEWRLNTSTDGENSTMTTLSPSQAMAGAGIIQDGDPVLAATAPHFDLPAEADQARDTIRDLLAAIDRVKALHTFGKGMGIAAPQLGISRSAAVIVPTDTGAEPIVLLNASVAEASADEDVQYEGCLSFFDVRGRVPRPLHIIVEHTDLDGTPRLSRFDHATARLVAHELDHLNGVLYRQRMRPEEKLLPVEEYWGTGRQWSYEPDRPTG; via the coding sequence ATGGGAACCGAGAAGGACGCAGGATCGAAGTTCGCCGCAGAACTCGGGCGCTGGCGGACCAAGCGCGACCTGTCCAAAGCGGCGCTGGCGAAGCGGCTGAACGTCTCCCCCTCCTACATCAGCCACCTGGAAGCCGGCCGTGAGCACGGCAGCGCCGACCTCGCACGTCGCGCCGACGCCGAACTCCAAGCAGGCGGGGCTCTGTGGGCGGCCTGGCAGAACGGCGGAACTCCAGCACCAGCCGGCGAACCCAAGCACACGGCCTCGCTGGCGCCCGGGCTGCTGGTCCTGGACGACGAGGCCGCGCTTTCCTACGACGGCAACACCTATCACCTGACCATGCGCCGCCGTCTGTGCAACGTGGGTGCCGAACCCGTCACCCGCTACCTCGTGCGCATCTCCGTCGACCGCTACCCCGACGAGCCCGAGCGCTCCAACACGCTCTATCGGGCAAATCCGCTGTCCTGGGAAGAACTTGCCCTCGCGGCATACTGCGGGACAGAACCGATGACCTGGAGCATCAAGCACGACAAGGACGCGTTCAAGGAGCTGTGGCTGCAGTTCGCCAACCGCCGCACTCGGTTCCCGCTCTACCCGGGCCAGGAAACCGAGATCACCTACAGCTACAGCGTCAGCGACACCAAGTGGGGCTGCTGGTTCCAGCGCGCCGTACGATTGCCCACCCGCCGCCTCAGCGTCGAGCTTGCCTTCCCCCACCGCACCGAGCCCACCGTGTGGGGCACGGAGACGTCCATGAGCGCCGAACTCGCCGCCCTGCCCACGCCCCCGCACCGCAGCGACCGAGCCGGACAGACCGTCTTCACCTGGTCCACCGTCGACCCGCCACTGCACGCCCGGTACCGGCTCGAGTGGCGCCTGAACACCAGCACCGATGGGGAGAACTCGACCATGACCACCCTGTCCCCGAGCCAGGCGATGGCCGGCGCCGGCATCATCCAGGACGGCGACCCCGTCCTCGCGGCCACAGCACCGCACTTCGACCTGCCCGCCGAAGCCGACCAGGCCCGAGACACCATCCGCGACCTGCTGGCCGCCATCGACCGGGTCAAAGCCCTGCACACATTCGGCAAGGGCATGGGCATCGCCGCCCCACAGCTCGGCATCAGCCGCTCCGCCGCCGTCATCGTCCCGACCGACACCGGGGCTGAACCCATCGTGCTGCTCAACGCCTCCGTCGCTGAAGCCTCCGCCGACGAAGACGTCCAGTACGAGGGCTGCTTGTCCTTCTTCGACGTCCGCGGTCGCGTTCCCCGCCCCTTGCACATCATCGTCGAGCACACCGACCTCGACGGCACTCCCCGCCTCTCCCGCTTCGACCACGCCACGGCCCGCCTGGTCGCCCACGAACTCGACCATCTGAACGGCGTGCTCTACCGCCAGCGGATGAGGCCGGAGGAGAAGCTGCTCCCTGTCGAGGAATACTGGGGAACCGGCCGGCAGTGGAGCTACGAACCGGACCGTCCCACCGGCTGA
- a CDS encoding helix-turn-helix transcriptional regulator, protein MPDRSTALRQVLAGRVPPVEIEALATAKVFTFEQRVVITLTALGDTHDRASESLHLPPNRLAHLLRTVSHHLRCPNRVPAIAQAAYQAPAFPLPIPGPEDGPPPALTPREWALLWRRARGMTLREVKAEQGIPAAQLRQVDESLVAKLGADNRTHTIRRAWQLELFARPLTVPSQYPAGHSEVARVLRELGAR, encoded by the coding sequence TTGCCTGATCGTTCCACCGCTCTGCGCCAGGTCCTCGCCGGCCGCGTGCCGCCCGTCGAGATTGAGGCGTTGGCGACAGCGAAGGTCTTCACCTTCGAACAGCGCGTCGTTATCACGCTGACGGCCTTGGGTGACACCCATGATCGGGCGTCGGAGTCGTTGCACCTCCCGCCGAACCGGTTGGCCCACCTGCTGCGGACCGTCAGTCATCACTTGCGCTGCCCCAACCGTGTACCGGCCATTGCCCAGGCCGCCTACCAAGCACCCGCCTTCCCGCTCCCGATTCCTGGCCCCGAGGACGGCCCGCCCCCGGCCCTCACGCCCAGGGAGTGGGCACTGCTGTGGCGGCGGGCCCGCGGAATGACGCTGCGCGAAGTCAAGGCCGAGCAGGGGATACCGGCGGCGCAGCTGCGGCAGGTGGACGAGAGCCTCGTCGCCAAGCTCGGCGCGGACAACCGCACGCATACGATCCGCCGGGCCTGGCAGCTGGAGCTCTTCGCCCGCCCTTTGACGGTGCCCAGTCAGTACCCGGCGGGCCACTCCGAGGTGGCCCGGGTGTTACGAGAGCTGGGGGCGCGGTGA
- a CDS encoding DUF6624 domain-containing protein, producing the protein MPDAPFLPSLAPGDRRGSRSPAPRRPPVRLDLLVSLTRLHREGIAARMTRRLVPDVGERRALVRWEQRAVREVAPMLSSVGWPGVDVVGEVGAEAAWWIALTCDQHTAFQQDAHRALVEAVEEGRAPARHLAYLEDRLQMHAGAPQEYGTQHLLFADGSVELHPVKDPRLMTGLRRHAGLPVAGYRQADLRLLSLTRGPHVQAPVPRFHHS; encoded by the coding sequence ATGCCGGATGCCCCCTTCCTCCCCTCCCTCGCCCCTGGCGACCGCCGCGGCAGCAGATCGCCCGCACCGCGCCGGCCGCCGGTCCGGCTGGATCTGCTGGTGTCGCTCACGCGCCTGCACCGCGAAGGCATCGCCGCCCGCATGACCCGCCGGCTCGTCCCCGACGTCGGTGAACGGCGCGCCCTGGTGCGCTGGGAGCAGCGGGCCGTGCGCGAGGTAGCGCCGATGCTGAGCAGCGTTGGGTGGCCGGGGGTGGACGTGGTCGGGGAGGTCGGCGCGGAGGCGGCGTGGTGGATCGCCCTCACCTGCGACCAGCACACCGCCTTCCAGCAGGACGCCCACCGTGCGCTCGTCGAGGCCGTCGAGGAAGGACGCGCGCCGGCGCGCCACCTGGCGTATCTGGAGGACCGGTTACAGATGCACGCTGGCGCACCGCAGGAGTACGGCACCCAGCACCTGCTCTTCGCCGACGGGTCCGTGGAACTGCACCCGGTGAAAGACCCGCGTCTGATGACCGGGCTGCGTCGGCACGCCGGCCTGCCCGTCGCCGGCTACCGGCAGGCCGACCTTCGCCTGCTCTCGCTCACCCGCGGGCCGCACGTGCAGGCCCCGGTCCCCCGCTTTCACCACTCCTGA
- a CDS encoding class I SAM-dependent methyltransferase: protein MNPTHRNVDLWRHHGQQRALAEAARDASDSYRWDLYDSYGPGPEFLGNVAGRNVIDAGSGTGQTIAHLVQERGACGVGVDNSPTMTRLATERYGTIPHLTYVNDDAARYLAQRHGTFDVCISRFGAFCFTDPHLMLAAAAMALRPGGTLVLSTMAEHADGIPASSLPVASSSSLPQEGGSARAVPRWVLTDALWRQLLDRTFDVEVLERLANPRHPRRAVATYLIRASRR from the coding sequence ATGAACCCGACCCACCGCAATGTCGATCTCTGGCGTCACCACGGCCAACAGCGGGCTCTCGCCGAGGCAGCGCGCGATGCCTCCGACAGCTACCGCTGGGACCTGTACGACAGCTACGGACCGGGCCCGGAATTCCTCGGCAATGTGGCCGGCCGGAACGTCATCGACGCCGGCAGTGGCACCGGGCAGACCATCGCGCACCTGGTCCAGGAACGCGGTGCCTGTGGGGTGGGAGTGGACAACTCCCCCACCATGACTCGGCTTGCGACCGAACGCTACGGCACGATTCCCCACCTCACCTACGTCAACGACGACGCCGCGCGGTACCTGGCCCAGCGACACGGCACCTTCGACGTGTGCATCTCCCGGTTCGGTGCCTTCTGCTTCACCGACCCCCACCTCATGCTGGCCGCAGCCGCCATGGCCCTGCGTCCCGGCGGGACGCTCGTGCTGTCCACGATGGCCGAACACGCGGACGGCATTCCGGCAAGCTCGCTACCGGTCGCCAGCTCTTCGTCCCTGCCACAGGAGGGCGGCAGCGCCCGAGCCGTGCCCCGGTGGGTGCTCACCGATGCCCTGTGGCGGCAGCTGCTGGACCGCACCTTCGACGTCGAAGTGCTGGAGCGGCTGGCCAACCCTCGCCACCCCCGGCGGGCGGTGGCCACCTACCTCATCCGCGCCTCCCGCAGATGA
- a CDS encoding DUF6624 domain-containing protein has protein sequence MPPLASTDQAEQTPAATSLDAMAADLVRRATDAQRLRAAVAQMPGAAHRRVAFVHACENNTRALKALVGRHGWPTPALVGDEASVAALQIFLHAHDTRDLPFKVHCKNLIAAAVAKGQCSPIIGAYVEDHVAVALGQPQPFGTRINGALRRPYPIRDTQQVDARRAEAGLPPLAEALAAVLATTAP, from the coding sequence GTGCCCCCGCTCGCCTCGACCGACCAGGCCGAACAGACCCCCGCTGCCACCTCGCTCGACGCTATGGCCGCCGACCTCGTGCGCCGTGCGACCGACGCACAGCGGTTGCGCGCAGCGGTCGCTCAGATGCCCGGTGCGGCGCACCGGCGGGTGGCGTTCGTCCACGCTTGCGAGAACAACACGAGGGCGCTGAAGGCGTTGGTCGGGCGTCACGGCTGGCCCACCCCCGCGCTGGTCGGGGATGAGGCGTCGGTGGCGGCGCTGCAGATCTTCCTCCATGCCCACGACACCCGCGACCTGCCCTTCAAGGTCCATTGCAAGAACCTGATCGCCGCGGCCGTGGCCAAGGGACAGTGCTCGCCGATCATCGGGGCCTACGTCGAGGACCACGTGGCCGTGGCACTGGGGCAACCGCAGCCCTTCGGCACTCGGATCAACGGTGCCCTGCGCCGGCCGTACCCGATCCGCGATACGCAACAGGTCGACGCGCGCCGTGCGGAGGCCGGCCTGCCTCCCCTGGCGGAAGCCCTCGCCGCCGTCCTCGCCACGACCGCACCCTGA
- a CDS encoding DUF6415 family natural product biosynthesis protein, translated as MSTGAHPRRTTGGFQPLCDMPPWSSPVPVADGDRFLIRQVREHLLGYQAFCDVADAERTFDLLDEVLGAFASPGPHRVKTLTDELSAVLDQLARNTGFFFARHLGHQTQHTVDRARELLETPPPTHPAAAQGHLRRLAGSVAALLELEEEPA; from the coding sequence ATGTCAACCGGCGCGCATCCCCGCCGCACCACCGGCGGCTTCCAGCCCCTGTGCGACATGCCGCCCTGGAGCAGCCCCGTGCCCGTCGCCGACGGGGACCGGTTCCTTATCCGGCAGGTTCGCGAACACCTGCTCGGATACCAGGCATTCTGCGACGTCGCCGATGCCGAGCGCACCTTCGACCTCCTCGACGAGGTCCTGGGCGCTTTCGCCAGCCCCGGTCCCCACCGGGTCAAAACCCTGACCGATGAGCTGTCGGCGGTGCTGGATCAGTTGGCCCGCAACACCGGATTTTTCTTCGCCCGCCACCTGGGCCACCAGACGCAGCACACGGTCGACCGGGCCCGGGAGTTGCTCGAGACCCCGCCACCGACGCACCCCGCAGCAGCCCAAGGCCACCTGCGACGTCTCGCAGGCTCTGTCGCGGCCCTGCTCGAGCTGGAGGAGGAGCCGGCCTGA
- a CDS encoding Tat pathway signal protein → MAHTRNTALAAAIREAGWSQEQTAQRFARVARESGALELAGTTRSHIAQWVRGVQPSGNAPRILCETLSRGLGRVITPAEIGLTTDEAIPHTPWSADPLSALVDVGGKDLDMERRQILAGTAYSVAALALPDRAWWEKAPQQARERQPVSSRTADDADVDSVREMVTFFSRRDQRRGGADGRAALVAYLRNDIATYLSGRFATEQVRQQMFTAAGETAYLAGWTAFDASEHGLAQRYFSLALRLAAEADDAPLAGHILRAMAHQAVDLRHTSAAVDLADASLRQGRYTQASPREKALLGVVHARSLAAAGRKKNALDALLRAEDDLSNARPGDEEPGRVWFFAEASLAHETACTLRDLGDLPAAEREFRRSVRTRRQQTFARTHSVTLGYLGAVQARQGSLEAACATWHQALDAMGGIHSGRARETVVQMRRSLSPFRSRSGGDSTAAALDARARAVLSRVG, encoded by the coding sequence ATGGCGCACACACGCAACACCGCACTCGCCGCGGCGATTCGGGAAGCAGGCTGGTCGCAGGAGCAGACCGCCCAGCGCTTCGCCCGGGTCGCTCGAGAATCCGGCGCCCTGGAGCTGGCCGGCACAACACGCTCGCACATCGCCCAGTGGGTCCGCGGCGTACAGCCCAGCGGGAACGCGCCCCGCATCTTGTGTGAGACGCTCTCGCGCGGCCTCGGACGCGTGATCACCCCGGCTGAGATCGGCCTGACCACCGATGAAGCCATCCCGCACACGCCATGGAGCGCCGATCCGCTCAGTGCACTGGTCGACGTCGGGGGGAAGGATCTGGACATGGAGCGCAGGCAGATACTGGCGGGCACGGCGTACTCGGTGGCGGCCCTCGCGCTGCCGGACCGCGCCTGGTGGGAAAAGGCCCCCCAGCAGGCCCGGGAGCGCCAGCCGGTGTCCTCCCGTACCGCCGACGACGCCGATGTGGACAGCGTCCGCGAGATGGTGACCTTCTTCTCCCGCCGTGACCAACGCCGCGGCGGCGCGGATGGACGCGCGGCCCTCGTCGCCTACCTCCGCAACGACATCGCCACCTACCTCAGCGGTCGCTTCGCCACCGAGCAGGTGCGCCAGCAGATGTTTACCGCCGCAGGAGAGACCGCCTACCTGGCCGGCTGGACCGCCTTCGACGCCTCCGAACACGGCCTGGCCCAACGCTACTTCTCCCTGGCGCTCCGCCTGGCCGCCGAGGCGGACGACGCCCCCCTGGCCGGCCACATCCTGCGCGCCATGGCCCATCAGGCCGTCGACCTCCGGCACACCAGCGCGGCCGTCGACTTGGCCGACGCCTCCCTGCGGCAGGGCCGCTACACCCAGGCCAGCCCGCGGGAAAAGGCCCTCCTGGGGGTCGTGCACGCCCGCAGCCTTGCCGCCGCCGGACGGAAGAAGAACGCGCTCGACGCGCTCCTCCGCGCAGAGGACGACCTGAGCAACGCCCGGCCAGGCGACGAGGAACCGGGGCGGGTGTGGTTCTTCGCCGAGGCCAGTCTCGCCCACGAGACCGCCTGCACCCTGCGGGATCTGGGCGATCTCCCGGCAGCAGAACGCGAATTCCGGCGCAGCGTCCGTACCCGCCGCCAGCAGACCTTCGCCCGCACGCACTCGGTCACCTTGGGCTACCTCGGCGCCGTCCAGGCCAGGCAGGGCTCGCTCGAAGCCGCCTGCGCCACATGGCACCAGGCCCTCGACGCCATGGGCGGCATCCACTCCGGACGCGCCCGCGAAACCGTCGTCCAGATGCGCCGGTCCCTCTCGCCCTTCCGCAGCCGGAGCGGCGGCGACAGCACCGCAGCGGCCCTCGACGCCAGAGCTCGCGCCGTCCTCAGCCGCGTAGGCTGA
- a CDS encoding SAM-dependent methyltransferase — MPGTSFGVTSIATVVGGHVEPIDDHQGGVESIIRLHPEYPLETLQGIEEFSHLTVVWHFHLATPDDIALHARSPRGNTQWPATGTFVHRNHRRPNQLALSFPRLLRTEGRDLHVTDLDAVAGTPILDLAPYFPQMGPRGPVTTPAWPTEMLRHYWDSPETR; from the coding sequence GTGCCCGGAACGTCCTTTGGAGTCACCAGCATCGCCACCGTCGTAGGCGGCCACGTCGAACCGATCGACGACCACCAAGGCGGCGTCGAGTCGATCATCCGACTCCACCCCGAATACCCCTTGGAGACCCTGCAGGGCATCGAAGAGTTCTCCCACCTCACCGTCGTCTGGCACTTCCACCTCGCCACGCCCGACGACATCGCCCTCCACGCCCGCAGCCCCCGCGGCAACACCCAGTGGCCGGCCACCGGCACCTTCGTCCACCGCAACCACCGAAGGCCCAACCAGCTGGCTCTCTCCTTCCCCCGCCTGCTGCGCACCGAAGGACGCGACCTCCACGTCACCGACCTGGACGCCGTCGCCGGCACGCCGATCCTCGACCTCGCGCCGTACTTCCCCCAGATGGGCCCCCGTGGCCCGGTCACCACGCCGGCATGGCCGACCGAGATGCTCCGCCACTACTGGGACAGCCCGGAGACACGCTGA
- a CDS encoding histidine kinase: MPPVGHRGRDWLLECERESVVQAVVDAERARIAADLHDSVSHNASLTVVQVGAAHEVLAIMPEEAAAAMSAVESASRNAMTELRHLLALLAPARDGADDTRRSRA, translated from the coding sequence GTGCCACCGGTCGGCCATCGAGGGCGCGACTGGCTGCTGGAGTGTGAACGGGAGAGCGTGGTACAGGCCGTGGTCGACGCCGAGCGGGCGCGGATCGCGGCGGACCTCCACGACAGCGTCAGCCACAACGCGAGCCTGACGGTGGTCCAGGTCGGCGCTGCGCACGAGGTGCTGGCCATCATGCCGGAGGAGGCGGCGGCCGCGATGAGCGCGGTCGAGAGCGCCAGCCGGAACGCGATGACCGAGCTGCGGCACCTGCTTGCCCTGCTCGCTCCCGCACGGGACGGTGCGGACGATACACGCCGCAGCCGAGCCTGA
- a CDS encoding SapB/AmfS family lanthipeptide has protein sequence MVLLDLQVIAAVRRVYDAQDGAFDGLAARADSDVSTLLCEGAGDSALSFLGC, from the coding sequence ATGGTTCTTCTGGATCTTCAGGTCATAGCTGCCGTCCGCAGGGTGTACGACGCCCAGGACGGGGCGTTCGACGGCCTTGCAGCCAGGGCGGACAGCGACGTCAGCACCCTGCTCTGCGAAGGAGCAGGCGACAGCGCGCTCAGCTTCCTGGGCTGTTGA
- a CDS encoding helix-turn-helix transcriptional regulator, with product MARPAALKLAEVLAEIRMSPSAFYRLRARGLAPRMIKLPNGELRCRRSDLDAWWEACERGSVHWE from the coding sequence ATGGCGCGCCCGGCTGCCTTGAAACTTGCAGAAGTGCTTGCCGAAATCCGGATGAGTCCGTCGGCTTTTTATCGGCTACGTGCCCGTGGTCTGGCGCCGCGCATGATCAAACTGCCGAACGGTGAGCTGCGATGCCGGCGAAGCGATTTGGACGCCTGGTGGGAGGCGTGTGAGAGGGGCTCCGTACATTGGGAATGA
- a CDS encoding site-specific integrase, translating to MSYNVRFWDIRERLDRRKPYMVRWTVNGREKSESFMTFGLADSRRSKLMTAARDGEPFDEHTGLPASELRAIKQRTTWYDLAHEYLDQRWDRTPGNTRRTLADALATITPALVHPGAAYPEARVLRRALYSWAFNKNAWAQEPSEEWRKALDWMRRNSLPVSALAEADVLRRALDALCRKLDGKAAAAKTARRKRAAFNEVLNTAVEKGYFAESPLHGLRWNAPAVNEEVDPAVVPNPVQVARLLAAVAQQRGRGPHLEAFFGCMYYAAMRPAEVIHLRFDQCHLPETGWGLLNLSGGVVTAGKDWTDDGAVHEVHSLKRRAETATRPVPIPPQFVRMLRAHIERFGVAPDGRLFRNQAGNYVDAAAYGTTWSRARKYVLTRTELASKLAKRPYDLRHAGISFWLYSGVDPAECARRAGQSIEVLFRHYAKFLDGVREQANRLIEQSMQEWDRVSQGSPPAK from the coding sequence ATGAGCTACAACGTCCGATTCTGGGACATACGCGAGCGCCTCGACCGGCGCAAGCCGTACATGGTCCGATGGACGGTTAATGGACGCGAAAAGTCCGAATCATTCATGACCTTCGGGCTCGCCGACAGCAGACGCTCGAAGCTGATGACGGCGGCGCGCGACGGTGAGCCCTTCGATGAACATACGGGTCTGCCGGCGTCCGAACTGCGAGCTATCAAGCAGCGGACGACATGGTATGACCTTGCCCACGAATACCTCGACCAGCGGTGGGACCGTACGCCGGGAAACACCCGCCGCACACTGGCTGACGCACTCGCCACCATCACGCCCGCCTTGGTGCACCCGGGTGCAGCCTATCCGGAGGCGCGGGTGTTGCGGCGTGCCTTGTACTCGTGGGCATTCAACAAGAACGCGTGGGCCCAAGAGCCGAGCGAGGAATGGCGTAAGGCCCTTGACTGGATGCGGCGAAACTCCCTGCCCGTCAGCGCCCTCGCGGAAGCTGATGTTCTGCGACGTGCTCTGGACGCCCTGTGCCGCAAGCTGGATGGCAAGGCGGCTGCGGCCAAGACAGCGCGGCGCAAGAGAGCTGCGTTCAACGAAGTACTCAACACCGCAGTGGAGAAAGGTTACTTCGCAGAGAGCCCCCTCCACGGCCTCAGGTGGAACGCTCCGGCGGTCAACGAGGAAGTGGATCCGGCCGTCGTTCCCAACCCGGTTCAGGTCGCCCGGTTGTTGGCTGCGGTTGCTCAGCAGCGCGGGCGAGGACCTCATCTGGAGGCGTTCTTCGGCTGCATGTACTACGCGGCAATGCGGCCGGCAGAGGTCATCCACCTCCGCTTCGACCAGTGCCACCTGCCTGAGACTGGGTGGGGACTGCTCAACCTGTCGGGCGGCGTCGTCACCGCAGGCAAGGACTGGACGGACGACGGTGCCGTGCACGAGGTGCATTCGCTGAAGCGCCGAGCGGAGACCGCAACCCGGCCCGTGCCCATTCCGCCGCAGTTCGTGCGCATGCTCCGAGCGCACATCGAACGCTTTGGCGTGGCGCCGGACGGCCGGCTGTTCCGGAACCAGGCGGGCAACTACGTGGACGCGGCCGCGTACGGCACGACGTGGTCGCGGGCACGGAAGTACGTGCTGACCCGGACGGAGCTTGCCTCCAAGCTGGCCAAGCGGCCCTACGATCTCCGGCACGCCGGGATCTCGTTCTGGCTGTACTCCGGTGTGGACCCGGCCGAATGTGCTCGCCGCGCGGGCCAGAGCATTGAGGTCCTCTTCCGTCATTACGCCAAGTTCCTGGACGGTGTCCGGGAACAGGCCAACCGTCTCATTGAGCAGTCCATGCAGGAGTGGGACCGCGTCAGCCAGGGCTCGCCGCCTGCGAAGTGA
- the exaC gene encoding acetaldehyde dehydrogenase ExaC, whose product MARYASPGSPDAVVSYRPRYDHWIGGEYRPPARGGYFENPTPVNGEPFTEVARGTAEDVERALDAAHAAAPAWGRTAPAERAAVLLRIADRMEEHLEALAVAESWENGKPVRETLAADIPLAVDHFRYFAGALRAQEGGLSELDEDTVAYHFHEPLGVVAQIIPWNFPLLMAAWKLAPALAAGNAVVLKPAEQTPASIHVWLDLIADLVPPGVLNVVNGYGVEAGKPLASSPRVAKIAFTGETTTGRLIMQYASENLRPVTLELGGKSPNIFFDDVSAADDDFRDKALEGFTMFALNQGEVCTCPSRALIQRGHYADFLAAGIARTEAIVPGHPLDTDTMIGAQASNDQLEKILSYFDIGRQEGARVLTGGHRAEPGGELKGGYYVEPTILEGTNRMRVFQEEIFGPVVAVTPFTDFDDAMALANDTLYGLGAGVWTRDGTTAYRAGRALQAGRVWTNCYHQYPAHAAFGGYKQSGIGREGHRMMLDHYQQTKNLLVSYSAKKLGFF is encoded by the coding sequence ATGGCCCGTTACGCGTCCCCCGGCTCCCCCGACGCCGTGGTCTCGTACCGTCCGCGGTACGACCACTGGATCGGCGGCGAGTACCGCCCGCCCGCCCGGGGCGGCTACTTCGAGAACCCGACGCCGGTGAACGGCGAGCCCTTCACCGAGGTCGCGCGCGGCACCGCCGAGGACGTCGAACGCGCCCTGGACGCCGCCCACGCCGCGGCCCCGGCCTGGGGCCGCACGGCACCGGCCGAGCGGGCCGCGGTGCTGCTGCGGATCGCCGACCGCATGGAGGAGCACCTGGAGGCGCTCGCCGTCGCGGAGTCGTGGGAGAACGGCAAGCCCGTCCGCGAGACGCTCGCCGCCGACATACCACTGGCCGTCGACCACTTCCGCTACTTCGCGGGCGCGTTACGCGCCCAGGAGGGCGGTCTGTCCGAGCTGGACGAGGACACCGTCGCCTACCACTTCCACGAGCCGCTGGGCGTGGTCGCCCAGATCATCCCGTGGAACTTCCCGCTCCTGATGGCCGCGTGGAAACTGGCCCCGGCCCTCGCCGCCGGCAACGCGGTCGTCCTGAAGCCGGCCGAGCAGACACCGGCGTCGATCCACGTCTGGCTGGACCTGATAGCCGACCTCGTCCCCCCGGGGGTACTGAACGTCGTGAACGGCTACGGGGTGGAGGCCGGCAAGCCTCTCGCCTCCAGCCCGCGCGTAGCCAAGATCGCCTTCACGGGCGAGACCACGACCGGCCGCCTGATCATGCAGTACGCCTCGGAGAACCTGCGCCCGGTCACCCTCGAACTGGGCGGCAAGAGCCCCAACATCTTCTTCGACGACGTCTCGGCCGCCGACGACGACTTCCGCGACAAGGCCCTCGAGGGCTTCACGATGTTCGCCCTCAACCAGGGCGAGGTCTGCACCTGTCCGTCCCGCGCCCTGATCCAGCGCGGCCACTACGCGGACTTCCTCGCCGCCGGCATCGCCCGCACCGAGGCGATCGTCCCGGGCCACCCGCTGGACACGGACACCATGATCGGCGCCCAGGCGTCCAACGACCAACTGGAGAAGATCCTCTCCTACTTCGACATCGGCCGGCAGGAGGGCGCCCGCGTCCTCACCGGCGGCCACCGCGCCGAGCCGGGCGGCGAGTTGAAGGGCGGCTACTACGTGGAACCCACGATCCTCGAAGGCACCAACCGCATGCGCGTCTTCCAGGAGGAGATCTTCGGCCCCGTCGTCGCCGTCACCCCCTTCACCGACTTCGACGACGCCATGGCCCTCGCCAACGACACCCTCTACGGCCTCGGCGCCGGCGTCTGGACCCGCGACGGCACCACCGCCTACCGCGCCGGCCGCGCCCTCCAGGCCGGCCGCGTCTGGACCAACTGCTACCACCAGTACCCGGCCCACGCCGCCTTCGGCGGCTACAAACAGTCGGGCATCGGCCGCGAGGGCCACCGGATGATGCTGGACCACTACCAGCAGACGAAGAATCTCCTCGTGTCGTACTCGGCGAAGAAACTCGGCTTCTTCTAG
- a CDS encoding holin: MNKKVLADIAERTIAAYLTTFLGLLIADGFDLTDVSALKAAAIAALPAALSVIKGALGRYVGDDDSVAWLPSRRRRKRSAAGATDQADQAGKAGKGGQARRPGK; the protein is encoded by the coding sequence ATGAACAAGAAGGTGCTCGCCGACATAGCCGAGCGCACCATCGCCGCCTACCTGACCACCTTTCTCGGCCTGCTCATCGCCGACGGGTTCGACCTGACCGACGTCTCCGCCCTCAAGGCCGCGGCCATCGCGGCCCTGCCCGCCGCCCTCTCGGTGATCAAGGGAGCGCTCGGGCGGTACGTCGGGGACGACGACAGCGTGGCGTGGCTGCCGAGCCGGCGGCGACGCAAGCGGTCCGCCGCCGGGGCGACGGACCAGGCGGACCAGGCGGGGAAGGCGGGGAAGGGAGGCCAGGCGCGCCGGCCCGGCAAGTAG